CCGCGTCGTTCCAGTTTTGCACGGCCTGCTTGATCGGGCCCGCCCACTGACCGGCATCGCTGGCGTCGTAGGTCAGGGTGACCACAGCCGAGGTCGCGCGCGGCGCGGAGTGCGCCGAAGCGACGCCAACCGTAGTGCTCAGCATGGCCGGGACAAGTGCCGTCAGGGCGGCTATTCGCTTGATCATGAGACTGGTACACCTCCTTGAGTTTCAACTACTGCACGCAGTAAACAAGTTCGTCGCGAACACGACAACCTCCCTCCCGGCAGTCGGGGCTCAGCGACTGTCAAGTCGGCTCAAATGGCACAGAAATTGACAGTGAATCGGACGAGAGAAGGGCGGAAAACGCCACTCGTCAGTCATGGGTTCGAGCGGACGGCCGACGGTCCGGGAGCAGATCGAGACGGCGGGTTTCGACGTCCACCAGGACGATGCCGTAGTGGCGACCCTTGCGGGTGGCGGACTCGTCGACGCCGACCACCCTCGGCGGAGATCTCCGGCTCGCTCAGCGCGTCGACCAGCAAATCGACTTCCATGAAGCCGACTTGGCTCGAACGCGTCGGCGCAAGGCGTGGCGGGGACGGCGCCGCGTACACGCGGGATCGGTCCTGGGCGGTGAAGTGGATGCTCTGCAACGGGTCGAAGACGGAGGCGAGAATCGAATTGGCCCGGCGCCACTGCGGGTCAGGTCACCGTACCCCGGTGCGAACCAGGTCCAGGACCGGCCCGAGGCGGAGGACGCTCGCGGGCGATTGGGGTCTTGTTCCACCGGTGGGGCGGGGCGGCGGTGTCGGGGCCTTCGGACAGGTAGGTGCCGGGCGCGGGGACGCGGAGGCGGGCAAGGTCGACGCCCTGGTCGCGCGTGAGGCACTCGTGGCCAGGCGCTGGCATCGGAAGACCCCGGGGCGGTAAGCGCATCGGGGTCGAGGTCGTGGTCGGTGATCGGGTACAGGTCGGTGAGGGTGCCGGAGGCGGGGACGGCAGCGGTGTCGGCGGCCGCGGCGTCGACGCCGACGCGTGGGCAGTCGTCGTCGAGGGCGTGCTCCGCGAGGGTGTTGAGGTCTGCGTAGGCGCTCCCGATCGCGGAGGTTACGGCGTCCGGGATCGCGACGGGAGTGCCGGTCGTCTGTCGAGCAGGTCAGGGTGCGGCGCAGAAGGGCGAGGAGGCTGCTCCTCAGACGCAGACAGGGAGGTTGAGGATGTACCCCGGAAGGCAGGGAGCTCTGTCCACCGGAGCTGCCGACATGGTCGCGACGGAAGCGTGTGCCGCAGGGGCTGCGGCGGCGACACCTTCTGCGAGGACCCCGGTGGTGATCAGTCCAGTGAGGATGATGGCGATGGGCCTGAGCATGTGCGTCCTCCATCTGTGGTCGGGAGTGATGTCGACCGTAGGCACGGCGCCGCCAGATCGGTGGCATTTGCTGGTGGACCGTCCGGGTGGTGATGGATGACCTGTGTGTTGCCATTCAGCCGTCCGTCCATCGCGGCCCCTCTCCCGCGTAAGGGCTCGCAGTGGCCCGGGTTTTGATCCCAGACGGGCACGCCGTGTTTCAGGCAGTGGTGGAGGCTGGAGAGCGAGCAGCTTGCCAGACAGTGGCGCAGGGCTGCGGCGTTGTGGTCCCCCTTGGTGCGGCGCCGGCGCCGGCGTCGGCGCGCAGGCCGCGGACGGTGAAGCGGTCGGGGTCGTGCCCGATTTCACCCAGGAGCCGTACGCCGATGATCGGCCCGCACGCGGGGAAGGAGGCGTACACCGTGGCGTGCGGATGGGCATGGAGGGCGTCGTCCACCTCTTCGGTGAGGCGCTCGACGGTGTTGCACGCATCATCGAGCTGGTGCAGGGCTGCGGCCCAGAGAGCGGAAGGGCCTCGTCAGACAGCCTTGACGACGGTGCCGGCGCCTTCGAGCGCGGTTACCTCGTCGGCGGGTGCTGTGGTGTCGGTGACGAGGGTGTGCAGGAGCGTGGAGGGGCCGACGTACGCGTAGGCGGTGTGGCCGAGCTTGCTGCCGTCGGCTGCGACGATGATGCGGCGCGTGGAGGCGATGCCGGCCTTCTTCACGGCTGCGTCATCGAGGTCGTAGGCGGTCATGCCCTCGGCTGCACTCAGACCACAGCAGCCGATGACGGCAGTGTCGAAGCGCAGTGCCGCCAGGGAGGCGAGGGTGAGGGGGCCGGTGAGGGCTCCCTCGGCGGCCCGAGGCTGCCCGCCGGGCACCAGCAGCGTTGCCGGGCCCGGACCCTCGCCGAGTACATGGATGGCCTGCAATGACAGGGGCATCACAGTGACCCGCCGCCGGCGCAGCAGGTGGGCGATTTCCAGGCAGGTGGTGCCACTGTCGAGGAGGATGGTCTCGCCGTCGGCGATGAGCGAGGACACCTCGGTCGCGATGCGGCGCTTGGCATCGACGGCCTCGTGAGCACGCAGCGCAAAGGGCGGCTCCTCGCCCCGGAGCAGCAGGGTGCGCGCGCCGCCACGGACTCGCTCAAGGACGCCTTGTGCGGCCAGCACGTCGAGGTCGCGCCGGATGGTCATCTCGGAGGCGCCGGTCAGGTCGGCGAGTTCCGGGACCGTGATCCTTCCCGACTCTCTGACGGCCTGCGCGATCATCCCGTGCCGGTCTGCGTTGCTCATACCGCGATTCAACACCCTTCGAAACGAACAACTCATGTGTGCGAAGTGACAGTATTCAA
The genomic region above belongs to Streptomyces sp. CG1 and contains:
- a CDS encoding DeoR/GlpR family DNA-binding transcription regulator, with amino-acid sequence MSNADRHGMIAQAVRESGRITVPELADLTGASEMTIRRDLDVLAAQGVLERVRGGARTLLLRGEEPPFALRAHEAVDAKRRIATEVSSLIADGETILLDSGTTCLEIAHLLRRRRVTVMPLSLQAIHVLGEGPGPATLLVPGGQPRAAEGALTGPLTLASLAALRFDTAVIGCCGLSAAEGMTAYDLDDAAVKKAGIASTRRIIVAADGSKLGHTAYAYVGPSTLLHTLVTDTTAPADEVTALEGAGTVVKAV